tgggccaaactggcctccgagtgaacctttggtgggcgacccattcaacctaacctaacctgacatagttgttgagagtcgtaacagaacaccgcatgcaaaatttcatcaaaatcggacacaaattgctgcttgtaaggactcaagaagtcaaaccgagagatcggttcatatgagagctatatcagattatagacccatttggactgtacttggcacagttattggaagttataaccaaacactacatgctcaattttgagacaaattggaagaaaattggggcttgtaagggcttaagaagtcaaatcgggagatcggtttatatgggagctaaatcaggttataagccgatttagacagtacttggcacacttcttggaagtcataacaaaacattttgagcaaaataagacaaaagttgcggcttccaagggacttaagaagtccaatcaggtgatcggtttatatgggaactatatcaggtcatagaccgattcggacagaaccttatgtgaaaaatttcagccaaatcgaacaaatattgcggcttccaggggctcaagaagtcaaaccgggagaatggtttatatgagagctatatctaaatctaaaccgatatcggtCCAATTGCCatcaccaacgacctacatcaatattaagatctgtgcaaaatttcaagcggttagctctactcgttcgaccgctatcgtgatttcgacagacggacggacggacatggctagtttgaatCGGAAtttcgaggcgatcaagaatatatatgtactttatggagtcctagatctatatttcgaggtgttacaagcggtaTGCTTATATGAGTAtatctccatcctatggtggtatgtATAAAAAGGTTAGTCTTATTTTAATCTGCTCTTCaattatttataccctccaccataggatgggggtacactaatttcgttattctgtttgcaactcctcgaaatattcgtctaagaccccataaagtatatatattcttgatcgtcatgatattttatgtcgaactagccatgtccgtccgtctgtcgaaagcacgcaaactttcgaaggagtaaagctagccgcttgaaattttgtacacatacttcttattagtgtaggtcgattgggattgtaaatgggctatatcggtccacgttttgatattgctgccatataaaccgatctgggatcttgacttcttgagccgctagagggcacaattcttatccgatttggctgaaattgcatgaggcgttttgttatgactttcaacaactgtgctaagaatagttcaaatcggttcataacctgatatagctgccatataaaccgatattgggtcttgacttcttgagcctctagagtacgcaattcttatccgattggaatgaaatttcgcacgacgtgttttgttatgatatccaacaagtgtgccaagtatgaatcaaatcggttcataacctgatatagctgccatataaaccgatctgggatcttgacttcttgagtcactagaggatgcaattcttatccggtttggatgaaattttgcacgaggcgttttgttatgactttcaacaactgtgctaagaatagttcaaatcggttcataacctgatatagctaccatataaaccgatattgggtcttgacttcttgagcctctacagggagcaaattctatccaatttgactgaaatattgcatgacgtgttttgctatgacttcctacaactgtataaagaatggttcaaatatgtccataacctgatgtagctgccatataaaccgatctggggtcttgacttcttgagcctctacagggagcaattcctatccgatttggctgaaatattgcatgacgtgttttgctatgacttccaacaactgtataaagaatggttcaaatcagtccttaagctgatatagctgccatataaaccgatctggggtcttgacttctttagcctctagaggacgcaattattatccgatttggctgaaattttgcttgaggtgttttcttatgactttcaacaactgtgctaagaatagttcaaatcggtccataacctgatatagctgccatataagcctaactgcggtcttgacttcttgagccactagagggcgcaattattatccgattaagctggaattttgtacaacgacttctctcatgacctttaacatacgtgtcgaaattGGCATGAAtgggtttatagcctaatgcaactcacctATAAACCCCtcattttacttgttctgaCCCTAAAAtgcacaattcttactagatttggctgaaattttacacaatgacttctactatggtctccaatattcagttcaattatggtccgaaatgaaccataaattGATactgttccaataacatagcaataattttcttttatcctttgtttgcctaaaaagagttaccgtggcaagagctcgaaaaatgcgatccatgttggagggtatataagaatcggcccggcagaacttagcaagcttttacttgtttaagagctataggaaacattttggccggtatctccagaataaatgcttcaatcttGCTTCAATCTTGAAGAGGGTTTGTatgtatagacatgaactttaataaaGCCCAACAATCTAGGCAGCCAATTAAACTTCCCGAATATGGAATAAAATCttcaccgaactcgcttctCAATGAGTTCATTGTtaagcgtgctgtgtggcatcggCTTGTtgaaaaccacatgtcatgcaagtcaagctcttgcattttgggtaacaaaagttttttatcatctcacgatagcgctcaccattgacATTTACGTTAcgcttcgcatcatctttgaagaagtacggtccaatggtgccaccagcccataaacctcaccaGACTATaactttttctagatgcattggtagttcttgcaaagcttctggctgatcttcactccaaaatcgacaattctgctcatttgtgtacccattgagccaaaaataagtcCCTCAATTGAAGAAGCGCGCcattaactttcttaacagagcacgcattttgataataaaattcaataatttgcaggcgttgttcgtttgtaagacgattcagggttaaattatagaccaaactgaaaatgtttgacagtgaaacaaaacacgaaacgtgaatgagctgtttaaaccagtgttgcctaaaagataatagctaaaaaatcaccctttatgtgaaAATTGGCATGTTTctattattttttcaataatttttaaatgtagctgccaaataaggtatattgtagaaaaaaaatttatgaaaatttcttttttcaataaaattttttttttaagtttttgaaatattttttcaaatagtTGAAGTAACCCCTTTGCAAATAAATTTACCGTAACTATGCCGTTAAAGGTAATATCAACTTACCCTTTCGAAACATGTCGTCTTCAAGATATCCAACTCTTTTTGTATCAAATCATCCGAATCGCTAACATACAGAACTGTAGCCATTCGCTGAATCTTGCCATCGCGTATCAACACTTCACGTATGCTGGGATTATGAAAATCCTCTTTGGGCCAAACAATTTCCTTTTGGTGAACAATTGCATGAACAATGGTATTTGCCCCTTTATTATATTGCACCAGATAACGTTTGGAGAATTTTTCTTTTAGCACCACTTCTTCGCTATTCTGGGTTAGAATCTTGAATTGTTGTTCAATAAAGAAGCGATCATCGGATGCTAACTTGATGCGACCTTCGATAATGGCATGATTCCAGTTGAAGCGTACTCTGCGATTGATATACATGTTCGATGAATCATTGTCCACCAAATCGATGGAGTGTATGACACCATAGACAATCTTGCCATTTTCTTTGCCTCCCTTAGATTGACCTTCGTCCATTTCGATGAGAAACCAGGACATGCGGCAGATTTCCTGTGACTTTTGCATAACTTGATATGAAGTCATTTTAGAGGGCAGCACACTAACCAGAGTTTAGAGATTAAATTAAATCGCCGATGTTCTCAGTTGGACTGATGGTTTTGAACTGTTTTTGGGCAGCCAAATCTAGCTTGGTTAAATACCCTTTGCCTATGTGTCATAAGGATCTCTATGCACAGGCAGATTATATGAATCTGGCTACCTGAAtaatttcctcaaattttatGGCACTATTTGCCATAGTTCGCAGAATATGATTTATGATCATTATTTGAATAGCATTTCCAAGCGAAAgtcaattggtttttttttcgcgACACATGCAGGGAAAATCCTTACAATTTTTCcagtttgaattcttgaacacAATAGCTTAATTGTGGGGGAAAACCAACTCGAGGTATAtaggcaaaaaattttttgttaagacTAAGAGCATTTGCACCAACTTCATATGGTTCTGCGCTTAGGTTTGTACATAAGAAtatgatatataatttttttgtgagcaattttttttttgtccaaagaggtgtagtaCCTGGACTGGATGGCTCTTGAGTACATTTTTGCATCGTACAGCTATACTTTTAATAACATGTTGAATCTCTTGTTTTCTACGGTACTAAAGTATAACCAGCTTCCCGCCAGCCAGAATAGGAATCCATCCCATAAATTTGTatccaaatccggtgaaaaatgcatacctaatgccccatggcagatatatcgaaatacgttccgatttggaccaaatactaataagtacaagtcattgttcactgtataacaaaatatcggtatttttggaagctatatctaaaataaaccgatctgaaccatatacgacacggatgtcggtctatatggcagctatatctaaatctggactgatctgagtcaagggcctaacactgccccgaatttaggcaaaatcggacaataaatgtgccttttatgggcccaagaccttaaatcgagatatcggtcaaatcggataccgatttgggccaagttgcaaaaaaatatcgaagagcctaacacaacttactgtcccaaatttcgacgaaatcggacaataaatgcgccttttatgggcccaaaaccttaaatcgaaagatcggtcattatggcagctatatccaaatctgaaccgatctagaccaaattgaaaaaggaagtcgaagggcctaacttaattcactgtcccaaatttcggggacatcgtggaataaatgcgccttcaatgggcccaaaaccttaaatcgagagattggtctatatggcagctatatccaactctgaaccgatctaagccaaattgcagaaatatgtcgagaggccttacttaactcactgtcccaaatatcggcaaaatcggaatataattgcgccttttatgagcccaaaaccttaaatcgacagatcggtctatatggcagctatattcaaatctggaccgatctgggccaaattaaggaaggatgtcgaagggcctaacacaactcactgtcggcgacatcggacaataaatgcgttttttatgggcccaaaaccttaaaacgagaaatcggtccatatggcgcTAAATcccaatatgaaccgatctgtgccatattgcagaagtatgtcgaagggccttacttaactcactgtccaaaatttcggagacatcgtgcaataaatgcgccttcaatgggcccaaaaccttaaatccagaaatcggtccatatggtgctaaattcaaatatgaaccgatctgtaccatattgtagaagtaggtcgaggggcttaacttaactcactgtccaaatttcggcgacatctaacaataaatgcgccttttatgggcccaaaacctttaatcgagcgatcggtctatatggcggctatattcaagtctggacggatctgggccaaattaaggaaggatgtcgaagggccgaacacaactcactgtcggcgacatcggacaataaatgcgctttttatgggcccaaaatcttaaatcgagaaatcggtccatatggcgttaaatccaaatatgaacctatctgtgccatattgcagaagtatgtcgaggggcttaactaaactcgctgtcctaaatttcggcgacatctgcgccttttatgggcccaaaacctttaatcgagagatcggtctatatggcggctatatccaaatctggtcccatctgggccaaattgaagaaggatgtgagtggcacctcactgtcccaaatttcagcaaaatcggtttaataaatgtggcttttattggcctaagaccctaaatcggcgaatcggtctatatggggctatatcaagatatagtccgatatagcccatcttcgaactaaacctgcttatggacaaaaaaagaatctgtgcaaagtttcagctcaatatctctatgtttaaagactgtagcgtgatttcaaccgacagaaggacgggcggacggacggacatggctagatcgtcttagatttttacgctgatcaagaatatatatactttgtagggtcggaaatggatatttcgatgtattgtaaaaaaatgaatttaccccctatccaatggtggtgggtattaaaactagtaaaaaatatgccgtgtgacaAAGGGTAGAGATATATCTTTGAAATTATTAGAGCTGAACTattagtgaaaaatttcaaggccctatgtTGTCCGGACGCCTTTTGGTAGGCCCTCAAAGTTCGTCAAAAAATTGTTCGAGCTGCCAAACCTtcttttgtggtccgattttcaaaaatcgTCACTAGTGGTCTGATTtttctggatagtgctcaaaagtcactacagaaaaatttcatttcagatctgcaatatctccactggtttcggtgATACACGACAACAACAACCTGTAAAATTTGCATACGATCTcactaacacctcagctctaatcaGTCCAACTAATTTCTTTCgaatttctcccactgtgcaacgtctcatcatcttccccacattccCTACACATGCAGAAGATAGCTCATAGTCCTGTGccacgttatgataccgaaagctatactgacctcctttttaccttctttcagtaatagaaactacccataggattttcgtcaacCTACtaaccatttcgctgttccacagtgttatatgAGTTCGTCGTCCACGcccataactcggactgcgtcgtcgaaaggcttcgggttaatcaagtttattgaaggcagttctctggccttcaccgccaaatcgtctgctctttcattcccccttattctGCTTTGGTCCGGGCCCCAAaagatgcggatcgtgccatcctcagagaaggggttattcactccaagactgttcgtgaccatacTTTTCTTGTTgtcattgccctgatggccagtttactgtcgcACATATTCCGTGGTCGCCcggtaggaccgtattatggtcaggcagtagaaaacagatctcagtccctgggttgtcaatgtaaacccccaggcccaccctgttctctagctttgatcaatctgtgtagcatgatcttccagatggcaataccagagttccgttaatccaagactgtgacgctggcagcagtgcctcgcaatcgACCTCTAATgtcgtctcaagtatccgaatggaaacttcttccattccttccaggttttctatcgtcgcctcgattataccgcgatgctgTGACTTGATCctattctctatccattcttccatcgctttaagtctcatagccgcagttgctgcctcacacttaatctgtatgtctatgggtcggatatcttgaatagtctccagtgccctagtaggtaTGGTcatcatcgctctgcctatgccaagacaacatgttctctgaacctgttgtattatccttacgttgaaCTTTTTCCCCatcgcagttcaccaaactactgaggcgtaagtaagtagcgcacaaccagtcgtcagactaataaatgaggaagagacggataaaccggagggatgcacagttcgtccccagcctttaagtaaagatgatgtttccgattcagattcacACAACGGCAGTGTAAACGAGACAATCATCGCAGTAGAATGGAGAGATGAGGATAGCTGGATGACGaaagaagtgagcgatggctttggtaagctcacaagcagaccgagaaagcgatatggtgcacgacgaaggagacagaggagtgtgTACCGACAGCGCAATCAGGCGAAAACCTAGGATGCtgaaagggatagaactgacattctagGCACTtcaacggaagctggaaagagaatcacatttcccgaagagcataatactgccaagacgctgaagaagaaaaagaactcCCAGATTTCCAGTACtatgggaaaaccaagccagccccccgcaatggagactccttacagtgtcctgcggagggaaACAAAGTCGGGACATCAACGAAGGAAGCGGGatcggcccctgagtcttcatggaggactatgacttccaaaaggatgtcacagccatcacggaaggggaagatggtcgctgagaaagatAAGGAGTCAACCTCTTACGCCGGAGTGGCAAGAGGGCACAATAGAGATGAGatgatagaactgacattctagGTACTTTTACGGAAGCTGGAagaagaatcagatctcccgaagagcataatacTGCCAAGAcgctaaagaagaaaaagaactcccagctttcaagtactctgggaaaaccaagccagccccccgcaatggagactccaggcagtgtcctgcggagggaggCAAAGTCAGAATAGCAACGAAGGAAACGCGCTCGGACCCTGAGCTTTCATGGAGAACTATAACTTCCAAAAGGAtgtcacagccatcacggaaggggaggATAGTCCCTGAGAAAGGTAAGGAATTAACCTCTTACGCCGGAGTGGCAAGAaggcacaacagagatgagatgacttaagcaagtcatcgatatcggctgtgCGACTGAtgggattccaccagatcgtcggtccCAGGTGAGGCATTTAGTAAACGAACGGCATTTAAGCATGAGGCATTTAGTAACACATGTTAAACTCTGAAAGTggtccacccatacgaattatgaTCTAAGAGTTTGGAGAGGCATCTTAACGCTGCGGTTTGtgtcagcggaatgtattgataccgtcaaaaaaaCTCGTTGGAAGTATTcacactccctggggcgcaaagctcgacctgctgagaaagatggacatctcaCAGCTCACGAAGGCGATGGTCTTCATCAAGCATGTGGGCGGCGaattcgcgacggaacgcatgatggaagtcttaaacaagatttggtcgtggagaaatgggaggaGAAGTATgaaggaactctccttatgGTGGGCATTGAGTCTCCATAACAAGTTTGACTAAGACTAAAGTCATGGCGTTCTACGAGGCCatggccgtctttttcaagattgggaagaccaggataggcaaatatccacATTTCGGCCATCAGTCGGTGCAGTGGCGTGACACTCAATATCGCCTAACGGGGGTCGACGACAAGACAATCACCGACTctttcaatattgggaagactaggataagcaaagatcctaatactaaaacatcaggcagtgcagggacgagaGACACAAcacagcctaaagaacagggagccgacgaccATAACCTACaaccaagaagcccatttactcaagatttggaagactagtataggcaaaaaTGCTAACATTGGAACATCAGGCGCTGCAGGAACGGTAGACCCAATACAGCCTTACAAACAGGGATCTGACAATGGAACCGTTAACGAcattatcaatattcggaagacTAGTAAAGATCACCCTAGCGCAGATGttgtcatgtccgcctatgaagctgaaagcctgggttcgaatccaagcgagacaatcagaaaaaaaatgtatgcggtagttttcctctcctaatgccggcaacatatgtaaggtactatgccatgtaaaacttctctccaaagaggtgtcgcactgcggcacgccgtttggactcggctttaaaaaggaggaggagttaaaaaccaactggctaaaattcggaagacttctCAGAAGAagtcttgggcaagataatttagattgtccaagcataaaagacattgacgacaaagTCTACACgattacgactgcaatagtggggtctttcgaagatagttgtcttcttcgagaaaggaaatcagcccaataaaatccctggatgaccggggagattcgtaaCATTGGGCAAGGGGTTAACAGACTTTACAACAGACCACGTCGTAAAAAGTGGAAGTTTACTGGGATATgtactacacacggctcaaggaatacaatgcGATTATCTAAGAGataaaacgtgcctcctggaagcttttctgcgaacagttcgatagcgttaatgacgccgccaagatggaGTACATGGAGAACATGTTGAGAATTTGgtgaaaacacattttccacaggatacgaagggactccggacggagacactggaatcttgTGATAAttaggttgatcgaaggtttatcaaaGCGGAATATATTGTAAAGAGagacttgaggagcttcaaaccattcaaGTCATCCGggcctgatgaaatatttccggcgttactacaaaaggaggccgactatctggcgccacatctggccactattttcgcAGCGTGCCTAGaatttgcatatactccgaaagcctggcaggaggcaaaggtggtatttatacccaagcccggcaagcaaattatgcgataccaaaggctcacagacctataagccttacggaGAActaggcgatcacggaatgcgtgaagtggtgtggtgctaacgcgagggcgTCGTGTGTGAACTTCTTTACGGACAGCAAAATGGCCTaagggcaattacaaccaggacggtaaggtcaccaacAGACCTGCGgtataagaaggaaattaacgctttctctgaggatagcaatattcgcatcatttgggtgccgggccgtaacggagtaagggggagtgaaagagcagacgatttgtcagtgaaggccagaggactgccgtcaataaacttggttagcccgaagcctttcgggtcgacgcactccgagttaagggagtgcgTGACGAAGGCATGTAAcactgtagaacagcgaaatattcgataggacggcgaaaatcccatggggagatccggatcgtgagaggagggggctattactgaaaggaagtaagaaggaggtcagtatagcttttggtatcataacgggacacataggactacgagattACTTATCCAAAATCagcgcggcaagtgatagcatgtgtagggcatatgggCATGATTAtgcgacgttggagcatttcctatgtcattgctggCTTTCGTGGCAATGTCCCCACCACTacctaggtggggacacaatacctgacatgaaccaacttaggggagtggtatgaaaaacaataaagttaaggattttgtacgtagcaaggaattcctaacttaaagttttctttttcgatgctagtttttaattttcaaagcgCACAAAAAGCCAGT
The Stomoxys calcitrans chromosome 3, idStoCalc2.1, whole genome shotgun sequence genome window above contains:
- the LOC106093837 gene encoding early boundary activity protein 3, with the translated sequence MTSYQVMQKSQEICRMSWFLIEMDEGQSKGGKENGKIVYGVIHSIDLVDNDSSNMYINRRVRFNWNHAIIEGRIKLASDDRFFIEQQFKILTQNSEEVVLKEKFSKRYLVQYNKGANTIVHAIVHQKEIVWPKEDFHNPSIREVLIRDGKIQRMATVLYVSDSDDLIQKELDILKTTCFERAFEEPYDNIDVEDTPWLFVQYSNGPSNVSYSVINLSTTVWQSDNLYRNVVAYIMDGDSVFQSIIIRKSKDRNILDTELRTLKESCLAADFPISGTSCVKVSLPPLDHQALCAKSVSILGVKRDDFQIIRH